The following coding sequences lie in one Fundulus heteroclitus isolate FHET01 chromosome 20, MU-UCD_Fhet_4.1, whole genome shotgun sequence genomic window:
- the si:ch73-303b9.1 gene encoding uncharacterized protein si:ch73-303b9.1, which produces MDNMEKAFIFPDVTSFECSSPSELDRKFFGEQSLLSALSLDQLSTSRLFNNTTADGFDRRPSILASLCLSSDAISPCEGFSPHGPGVKESNNCNLCIPLQGKFSTPQVHIKKPKNATCFDQSYGDLTASNVSWDVSMIKSESSNSPRVFMESSTQEQTWSPKPQQQSLPEVSP; this is translated from the exons ATGGACAACATGGAGAAAGCTTTTATCTTCCCCG ATGTGACAAGCTTTGAGTGCTCCTCCCCGTCAGAGCTGGATAGGAAGTTTTTTGGGGAACAGAGTTTGCTGTCTGCTCTGTCTCTGGACCAGCTGTCTACATCCCGGCTTTTCAACAACACCACAGCTGACGGCTTCGACCGCAGGCCATCCATCCTGGCTTCCCTCTGCCTTTCATCTGATGCCATTTCGCCTTGTGAGGGTTTTTCACCTCATGGACCCGGCGTGAAGGAgtcaaacaactgtaacctctGCATCCCTCTGCAGGGGAAGTTCTCCACACCTCAGGTGCACATCAAAAAGCCCAAAAATGCCACATGTTTTGACCAGTCGTATGGCGATCTCACGGCCTCGAATGTCTCTTGGGATGTCTCTATGATCAAATCTGAGAGCAGCAACAGCCCCAGGGTCTTCATGGAGTCCAGCACTCAGGAACAAACATGGAGTCCAAAACCCCAGCAGCAGTCGCTGCCTGAGGTTTCCCCATGA